The following is a genomic window from Dehalogenimonas sp. 4OHTPN.
TCTCTATGGCGGAGCACGGCGGAACATCGGTTCTTATCACAGCCCGGGTATTATAGCACAGGTGTTCCTGCAATTGTCAAGCGTGTTTTGTCGTTTTTGGGTTGAAAATTCTGCGTTTCTATTCCGGAGCAATTTCATAATGAAAACGTGACAGCATAACGTTTACAAATTAATATCAAAAGTATATTGACAGCTTATTGGAGTCAATATATCATCGTCGAAACATGATTTTCACCTGGAACCGCAGCGATAGAAGAGGGTGCCGCTAATGAAAAATAAATGGCTGTTCCGGCTCGGCGTGTTACTGACTTTTCTCCTGATAGTCTTCTTTGCCGCGGGTTATTTCCTGGGTAATGTGCCTATCGCCTCAAAGCTGCTCGGGACGAACACTCCCAGAGACCTGGGGGTGGAAATCAGTACCGAGAGCGCCGCGGACGGCTTGGCGGCGCTGCGAAAGCCGCTGACCACCTCAGAGCTTGAGGCGATCATTAAAAACCCCCTGATATACACCAGAGTTACCGGCAGCCTGACCAACGAACAGGCTTCCTCAATGCTGTCGCTCGGCGACATCCCGGATTTCCCGGTCAAATTTGTCCAGGTTAAGTTCGGCGACGGCGGACAGGTAGAGGTATCCGGGGTGCTGGATGTCGCCGGGCTGCAGGAGATACTGGAAGACTACGGGGTGTCCGGCGGCATCGTCGACACCGTCATGGGGATCGTCAAGACCGCCAAATGGGTGAATGTCTACGCCGCGGGAACCCTCAGCATTTCCAACAACGTGGTCACCTCTGACCTGGAGAAGCTGGAAATCGGCCGCATCAGCGTCCCGCTCGGCTGGGTTGAGAGCAATACCGACTCAATACTTAACGGCATCGGCAACAGCCTGACGTCTGAAGGCTACAACATCCGGAGCATGACCATCAGCCAGGGGAAGGTCAATTTCGATATGGATCGGCCGCTGGCCAGCATCAGCCCGTGGCTGAAATTCGTCACCCCCGAATAGTTCATACGATCCGCGTAATTAACGAAAAGGAAAAACGATATGACTGAGATGGACCGCAGGAGATTTCTGGTTTTATCGATGGTGTCAACTCTGGGAATAACGCTGAGCGGTTGCGCGGGGTTCAGCGATGACATGACGCTTGATGAGATACTCGAGAAAATCCGCGAAGCCTTGAGTAGCGACGACGATGAAGATGAGGATGTCAACGGGCCGGTTAAACTGGCGATAAGATACCCGGCCGGCCGGAGTGAAAACGTGTTCATCAGCGGCTGGAGTTTCGGTGCCACCTGTTCGGTCAACGGCACTGATATGTCCCAGAATGTGAGGTGGAGCGGTACCGCGTCCTTCAGTCCGGAAATCGGCGCCACCACCCGCCCGACTTTCAACTCCGCCGGCTCCAACCGGCTCACAGTGTCTATTGAAGTCGGCGGAAAAAAATACGAGAAATCCATCAACGTCAACGCCGTGTCATCCGCAGGATATGCGGCGATAGGGGATAAGGCTCAATGCCCTGCGGATGCGCATGGCTGCCCCGCCTGCCCTCATCCGACGATTGGGCCGATTATCAGCGGCAGTCCCAACGTCCTGATCAACGGCCGACCGGCAGCCCGGGTAGGCGACCGGGGCGTCCATGCCGCCTGCTGCGGACCCAACACATACGAAATTACCAGCGCCGGTCCCGATTCCAACGTGACGATCAATGGACGGAGGGCGGTCCGGCTCGGGGCCGAGACCCGGCACTGCGGCGGGACAGGGCAAGTAGTCACCGCCGGTTCCGGGTGAAGAAGAAGAGAAACCGGTTATTTCATGGCATCAGAAAGTTAGAATGCTGGCGGAGGCGCTTGAGAGGATCGGGCTTTACTGTACGTCATGCCGCCAGGCGGACGACCGGATAGTCCAGCACCGCCTCACCTGCCTGCCTGATAAAACCGAAGGGTCATACATTATCTCCGGCAGTCTGGAATGTCCCAATTGCGGCACCCTTTACCCGATCACGAACGGCGTGCCGAGGTTTTTTGAGGGCATGGCTTCCCCGGAAATCCAGCTTAACCAGTACCTCGATTCCCATTACGGCGGCACCAACGAGAGCTATTGGGACCAGATACCAATAACGGCGCCTCATAATGGGGTCCATCTCGACGCCGGGTGCGGCGTAGGGCGCAATACCTTTGAATCTGCCCGCCATACAGCCTTCGCTGTCGGATTGGACGCCAACGCCGGCTACCTGGAGGCGGCCGCCGCCATCCAGCGCAAAGGCCGGGCGAATTACCGCAAAAAGCACCGGGCAATGGCCGACACAGAGGTTGAATCCAAATTTGTTCCGCCGGAAAATGTAATTTTTGTCCTGGCCGATATTCATAATCCGCCGTTCCTGATGGAGACTTTCGATTCGGTCAGCGCCCTGAATGTCATCGATTCCGTGGCGCAGCCGCTTCTGGCTTTGGGCCAAATGGACGCGGCTCTGAAGGCGGGCGGCCGGCTGCTGCTCAGTTCTCCTTATACCTGGACTGAAAGCATCAGCAAAGGATGGCTGGAAACCCCGGAACAGACGCCCCACGCTTTCGTCCTCGATTTATTGACCGGCAGCGCACTGCCCTGGTGCGGTTTCCGCTACCGGATTCTGAGTGAAAAAAGCGGCATCGAGTGGCGCATTCAGGCGCAGGACACCATGGCTTACGTGTATTCCGTCGACCTTATAGAAGCGGAAAAAATCTAGCCTGGCGACCAGGCGTAACTGTTGGATTCCTGAGCGACGGCGGCGGCGCGAGCTATAATTCCCTGCCATGCTTCATCGGAGACGGACGCGTCGAGCAGCAGATGGTGGTCGAAAGATTTGATATCCAGCTTGCTCCAGTCCATGGGAATGCCGACTTTACCGAGGCTTAACGCGGTTTGCCACCATTCCGTACCCGGAAACGGTGTGGCGCAGAACGACCAGAATCCGCCGCGGTAACGCCCGGCCTTTTTTTCCGCCGACAGGTACGCCATGAACAACAGGGTACTGTCCATATCGGACCTCGTCTCGCCGGGGGCGCCGAACATGAACGAGCCGTTCAGAGCGACATTGTAGCGGTCAGCCTGGCGCACCAGTTCATGATGCTTCTCGACGCTCGCTGAGCGGCCTTTGATCCGCTTGAGAACCCGGTCCGAGCCGGATTCGAAACCGCAGTTCCAGCTGACGACATTCAGATCCTTCAACGCACGGCAAAGACCGTCGTTTACGGTCGAACTGCGGATATTGACCGCCGCCTGGAAGGGGCCCAAGCGGCGGCGGTCCAATTCGGCGCGGACAGCCCTCAACCTTTCGGCGCTCAGGCTCACCGTATCATCCAGCATCATCAAGTAGCCCGCGCCCAGGACATTCAAGGCATATTCAAACTGGTCGGCGACCCACGGCACCGGGTAGTTCCGCAGCCGGTTCTGCATTGCCGGGTTGTAGCAGAAAGCGCAGTGAAACGGGCAGCCGCGGGAAGTTATAAAGCCGACACAGCCGCTTTCATATACATGCGGCGCGTAGACATGGAGCTTGGGGACGGGCAGCGTGCCCAGATCTACCGGGGGCCTCGGGTTTATGATGACACGTTCGTCTTTTCGGCAGCACAAGCCGCGGATAGAGCCCAGCGTGTCCCGGCTTCCCCGCTCGATGATCTCTTTGAGAGTTTCT
Proteins encoded in this region:
- a CDS encoding radical SAM protein, with translation MRKLLLLQPPSLTRVHRGLYNLAALATYVEGICDVRVHDSTEAALESCLIDFQPDIVGITSYTVTYSESIEQMRIVKDVLPQAIRLIGGSHISCLPESLDPVFDAGVVGDGEETLKEIIERGSRDTLGSIRGLCCRKDERVIINPRPPVDLGTLPVPKLHVYAPHVYESGCVGFITSRGCPFHCAFCYNPAMQNRLRNYPVPWVADQFEYALNVLGAGYLMMLDDTVSLSAERLRAVRAELDRRRLGPFQAAVNIRSSTVNDGLCRALKDLNVVSWNCGFESGSDRVLKRIKGRSASVEKHHELVRQADRYNVALNGSFMFGAPGETRSDMDSTLLFMAYLSAEKKAGRYRGGFWSFCATPFPGTEWWQTALSLGKVGIPMDWSKLDIKSFDHHLLLDASVSDEAWQGIIARAAAVAQESNSYAWSPG
- a CDS encoding PAAR domain-containing protein, whose protein sequence is MTEMDRRRFLVLSMVSTLGITLSGCAGFSDDMTLDEILEKIREALSSDDDEDEDVNGPVKLAIRYPAGRSENVFISGWSFGATCSVNGTDMSQNVRWSGTASFSPEIGATTRPTFNSAGSNRLTVSIEVGGKKYEKSINVNAVSSAGYAAIGDKAQCPADAHGCPACPHPTIGPIISGSPNVLINGRPAARVGDRGVHAACCGPNTYEITSAGPDSNVTINGRRAVRLGAETRHCGGTGQVVTAGSG
- a CDS encoding methyltransferase domain-containing protein, whose protein sequence is MLAEALERIGLYCTSCRQADDRIVQHRLTCLPDKTEGSYIISGSLECPNCGTLYPITNGVPRFFEGMASPEIQLNQYLDSHYGGTNESYWDQIPITAPHNGVHLDAGCGVGRNTFESARHTAFAVGLDANAGYLEAAAAIQRKGRANYRKKHRAMADTEVESKFVPPENVIFVLADIHNPPFLMETFDSVSALNVIDSVAQPLLALGQMDAALKAGGRLLLSSPYTWTESISKGWLETPEQTPHAFVLDLLTGSALPWCGFRYRILSEKSGIEWRIQAQDTMAYVYSVDLIEAEKI